The following coding sequences are from one Biomphalaria glabrata chromosome 8, xgBioGlab47.1, whole genome shotgun sequence window:
- the LOC129927723 gene encoding uncharacterized protein LOC129927723 has translation MSSSTVVKCLNELFALFGFPAYVHTDRRTSYMSTEVQHFLHERGMATSRTTPYSPRGNGQIEKLNGTLWKAITLALHSKELDIAKWELVLNDALQSIRSLLCTATNRTPHERLLGFNRRSGSGTSLPTWLTSPGPVLLKKNVRSSKYDPITEEVDLVTCNPVRCNPNTKR, from the coding sequence ATGTCTTCCTCTACGGTCGTTAAATGTCTCAATGAACTATTCGCCCTATTTGGATTTCCAGCGTACGTCCACACTGACAGGAGAACTTCGTATATGTCTACAGAGGTGCAGCATTTCCTCCACGAGAGAGGAATGGCAACCAGTAGAACGACCCCTTACAGTCCGAGAGGAAACGGACAAATAGAGAAACTTAACGGGACTTTATGGAAAGCCATCACCTTGGCTCTACATTCTAAGGAATTGGACATAGCTAAATGGGAACTAGTACTAAATGATGCTCTGCAATCCATCCGGTCATTACTATGCACTGCAACTAACAGGACACCACATGAACGACTTCTTGGGTTCAACCGAAGAAGTGGTTCCGGAACATCCTTGCCAACATGGTTGACCAGTCCTGGTCCTGTCCTGCTGAAGAAGAACGTTAGATCATCTAAATATGATCCCATAACAGAGGAAGTTGATTTGGTAACATGCAACCCTGTACGCTGTAATCCGAACACCAAACGGTAG